A genomic region of Denticeps clupeoides chromosome 9, fDenClu1.1, whole genome shotgun sequence contains the following coding sequences:
- the nup35 gene encoding nucleoporin NUP35 isoform X1 — translation MMEFQEPMSLGSPTSPKPGTGAQFLPGFLMGDLPAPATPQPRTFGVTGGGIEMRSPALPAGSPPQPVVPTPKDKSGAPPVRSIYEELGSPGVGMSPLTARKPFSVLQTPLSGFPGTPGTATGVFSPASIGQQKKSTLSPAQVDPFFTQGDALSSDDHLDETWVTVFGFPPASASYILMQFAQYGNILKHVMSNTGNWMHIQYQSKLQARKALSKDGKVFGEAIMIGVKPCIDKNVMEASDKGSSSAVFTPPVKACGTPSHPLSTPRSSMRPLSAAYKTSSSDYQVVADQHTPRKDDSFVSKAMEYMFGW, via the exons ATGATGGAGTTTCAAG AACCAATGTCTCTGGGCTCCCCCACTTCCCCTAAACCTGGAACCGGTGCTCAGTTTCTACCGGGGTTTCTGATGGGCGACCTGCCGGCACCTGCCACACCCCAGCCTCGTACTTTTGGGGTCACTGGAGGCGGGATTGAAATGAGGTCACCGGCTTTGCCAG CTGGATCTCCCCCCCAGCCGGTGGTGCCAACACCCAAAGACAAGAGCGGCGCTCCTCCAGTCAGAAGCATCTATGAGGAGCTCGGTAGTCCAGGTGTAGGCATGTCCCCGCTAACTGCACGTAAA CCATTTTCAGTGCTGCAGACTCCACTGTCTGGCTTTCCTGGGACCCCGGGGACCG CCACTGGTGTATTTAGTCCAGCCAGCATCGGACAACAGAAGAAGTCTACTCTTTCCCCAGCACAGGTTGACCCCTTCTTTACTCAAGGAGATGCGCTGTCTTCTGATGACCATTTGGACGAAACCTGGGTGACTGTTTTTGG GTTTCCTCCAGCCTCGGCCTCTTACATCCTTATGCAGTTTGCACAGTATGGAAATATTCTGAAACACGTG ATGTCGAATACTGGTAACTGGATGCACATTCAGTATCAGTCGAAACTCCAGGCTAGAAAAGCGCTCAGTAAAGATGGAAAAGTATTTGGTGAAGCAATAATGATAGGGGTCAAACCCTGTATTGACAAG AATGTTATGGAGGCATCTGATAAGGGCAGCTCCAGTGCCGTGTTCACACCTCCAGTGAAGGCCTGCGGTACTCCCAGCCACCCGTTATCCACGCCCCGCTCCAGCATGAGGCCGCTCAGCGCTGCGTATAAAACCTCCAGCAGTGATTACCAG GTTGTTGCCGACCAACACACACCAAGAAAAGATGACAGCTTTGTCTCCAAGGCAATGGAATACATGTTCGGATGGTGA
- the nup35 gene encoding nucleoporin NUP35 isoform X2, producing the protein MSLGSPTSPKPGTGAQFLPGFLMGDLPAPATPQPRTFGVTGGGIEMRSPALPAGSPPQPVVPTPKDKSGAPPVRSIYEELGSPGVGMSPLTARKPFSVLQTPLSGFPGTPGTATGVFSPASIGQQKKSTLSPAQVDPFFTQGDALSSDDHLDETWVTVFGFPPASASYILMQFAQYGNILKHVMSNTGNWMHIQYQSKLQARKALSKDGKVFGEAIMIGVKPCIDKNVMEASDKGSSSAVFTPPVKACGTPSHPLSTPRSSMRPLSAAYKTSSSDYQVVADQHTPRKDDSFVSKAMEYMFGW; encoded by the exons ATGTCTCTGGGCTCCCCCACTTCCCCTAAACCTGGAACCGGTGCTCAGTTTCTACCGGGGTTTCTGATGGGCGACCTGCCGGCACCTGCCACACCCCAGCCTCGTACTTTTGGGGTCACTGGAGGCGGGATTGAAATGAGGTCACCGGCTTTGCCAG CTGGATCTCCCCCCCAGCCGGTGGTGCCAACACCCAAAGACAAGAGCGGCGCTCCTCCAGTCAGAAGCATCTATGAGGAGCTCGGTAGTCCAGGTGTAGGCATGTCCCCGCTAACTGCACGTAAA CCATTTTCAGTGCTGCAGACTCCACTGTCTGGCTTTCCTGGGACCCCGGGGACCG CCACTGGTGTATTTAGTCCAGCCAGCATCGGACAACAGAAGAAGTCTACTCTTTCCCCAGCACAGGTTGACCCCTTCTTTACTCAAGGAGATGCGCTGTCTTCTGATGACCATTTGGACGAAACCTGGGTGACTGTTTTTGG GTTTCCTCCAGCCTCGGCCTCTTACATCCTTATGCAGTTTGCACAGTATGGAAATATTCTGAAACACGTG ATGTCGAATACTGGTAACTGGATGCACATTCAGTATCAGTCGAAACTCCAGGCTAGAAAAGCGCTCAGTAAAGATGGAAAAGTATTTGGTGAAGCAATAATGATAGGGGTCAAACCCTGTATTGACAAG AATGTTATGGAGGCATCTGATAAGGGCAGCTCCAGTGCCGTGTTCACACCTCCAGTGAAGGCCTGCGGTACTCCCAGCCACCCGTTATCCACGCCCCGCTCCAGCATGAGGCCGCTCAGCGCTGCGTATAAAACCTCCAGCAGTGATTACCAG GTTGTTGCCGACCAACACACACCAAGAAAAGATGACAGCTTTGTCTCCAAGGCAATGGAATACATGTTCGGATGGTGA